In Cupriavidus basilensis, one genomic interval encodes:
- a CDS encoding ornithine cyclodeaminase, whose translation MKEIAMTRFLDAADVAALVRATGVANAIAQMAHHIRQDFVRWDAFDKSARLATHSVDGVIELMPVSDAVQYAFKYVNGHPRNAQNAMPTVMAFGVLAEVASGFPLLLCDLTLATALRTAATSALAAQVMARPGAATLALIGNGAQAEFQALAFHAMVGIREIRAYDIDPAATARLARNLHGVPGLKVVAVDSVRAAVQGADIISTVTADKTRATILTPDLVVPGVHINAVGGDCPGKTELHPQILRQARIVVEYAPQTRIEGEIQQLPPDTPVTELWEILSGRVAGRTETGQVTVFDSVGFALEDYSALRWLHAAAHAQHRGSHVELVATPPDPRDLYGWMMDAGVPQPVREPLAALA comes from the coding sequence CGCGCAGATGGCGCATCACATTCGCCAGGATTTCGTGCGCTGGGACGCCTTCGATAAATCCGCGCGGCTGGCGACGCATTCCGTCGACGGGGTGATCGAGCTGATGCCGGTGAGCGACGCCGTGCAATATGCGTTCAAGTACGTCAACGGCCATCCGCGCAACGCGCAGAACGCCATGCCGACGGTGATGGCGTTTGGCGTGCTGGCGGAAGTGGCAAGCGGCTTTCCGCTGCTGCTTTGCGATCTCACGCTGGCTACCGCGTTGCGCACTGCCGCCACGTCGGCACTCGCCGCGCAGGTGATGGCGCGGCCCGGCGCCGCCACGCTGGCGCTGATCGGCAACGGCGCGCAGGCGGAGTTCCAGGCGCTGGCTTTCCATGCCATGGTGGGCATCCGGGAGATCCGCGCCTACGATATCGATCCCGCCGCAACGGCGCGGCTCGCGCGCAACCTGCACGGCGTGCCGGGGCTGAAGGTGGTGGCTGTGGACTCGGTGCGCGCAGCCGTGCAGGGCGCCGACATCATCAGCACCGTCACCGCCGACAAGACGCGGGCCACCATCCTCACGCCTGACCTGGTCGTGCCCGGCGTGCATATCAATGCGGTAGGCGGCGATTGCCCGGGCAAGACCGAACTGCATCCGCAGATCCTGCGCCAGGCGCGCATTGTGGTCGAGTACGCGCCGCAGACCCGCATCGAAGGCGAGATCCAGCAATTGCCGCCGGATACGCCGGTGACGGAGTTGTGGGAGATCTTGTCCGGCCGGGTGGCCGGGCGCACCGAAACGGGGCAGGTGACGGTGTTCGACTCGGTGGGATTTGCGCTGGAGGATTACTCCGCGCTGCGCTGGCTTCATGCCGCGGCCCACGCGCAGCATCGCGGCAGCCACGTGGAGCTGGTGGCGACGCCGCCGGATCCCCGCGATCTCTATGGCTGGATGATGGACGCCGGCGTGCCGCAGCCCGTGCGTGAGCCGCTGGCGGCGCTGGCCTGA
- a CDS encoding helix-turn-helix domain-containing protein, protein MKLDSELAEKPYYSTRTAAKLLNVSLGTVQKMVERGELGAWKTNGGHRRIHKETVHRLLATRVGQELPSVHELDLVVFHPNHQEAQRIHAQLGKWGLPLKSVVVEDVVDTIITSVSSHPRVVLYYVEELTDAESATIEKLQNFFARQNVIFAVITNRQAYDGVADALQQWGIMVFLKTPSLEEVKGFLRAQLMMTRGAAG, encoded by the coding sequence ATGAAACTGGATTCAGAACTGGCTGAAAAGCCTTACTACAGTACGCGTACCGCCGCGAAGCTGCTCAATGTGTCATTGGGGACAGTGCAGAAAATGGTGGAACGTGGCGAACTCGGGGCGTGGAAGACCAACGGCGGCCACCGGCGCATACATAAGGAGACCGTGCATCGCCTGCTGGCCACGCGCGTGGGGCAGGAACTTCCGTCAGTGCATGAACTCGACCTGGTGGTGTTTCACCCGAACCACCAGGAAGCCCAACGCATCCACGCACAATTGGGCAAATGGGGCTTGCCCCTGAAAAGCGTGGTGGTGGAGGACGTGGTGGATACCATCATTACTTCGGTCAGCTCGCATCCGCGAGTGGTGCTGTACTACGTGGAAGAACTCACTGACGCCGAGTCGGCCACCATCGAGAAGCTGCAGAACTTCTTTGCGCGCCAGAACGTCATCTTCGCCGTGATCACCAACCGCCAGGCCTATGACGGCGTGGCCGATGCACTGCAGCAATGGGGCATCATGGTGTTCCTCAAAACGCCCTCGCTGGAAGAAGTCAAAGGCTTCCTGCGCGCGCAACTGATGATGACCCGGGGCGCAGCCGGCTGA
- a CDS encoding glycosyltransferase family 2 protein produces MPSLQPSQPMQAPGISVLILTRNEEQDLPGCLQSVAWSDDIHVYDSMSTDATVAIAQRFGAHVTQRVFDNWASHQNWGLQHIRFRHPWVFYIDADERMTPELVAQARAAVRAPRDEVAFRVQRRDFFLGTWLRHVQTSPFYLRLFRPERMRYERLVNPVSIPDGPAGELTGYLDHYPFSKGVTHWITRHNNYSGLEAMQIIENRRAEAAFSLAEALFATDFHRRRAHQKELFFRLPLRPLVKFAILYLGKRGFLDGRAGLTYAMLQSIYEYFIVLKTRELERSMALPAPDPESVCPESAPAPVHQSLPMPGMAADGEGEFGNLPVASARQTVAVAGGRNP; encoded by the coding sequence ATGCCAAGTCTCCAGCCTAGCCAGCCCATGCAAGCGCCGGGCATCTCCGTGCTGATCCTGACCCGCAACGAGGAGCAGGACCTGCCGGGCTGCCTGCAAAGCGTGGCCTGGTCGGACGACATTCACGTGTACGACTCGATGAGCACCGACGCCACGGTGGCGATCGCGCAGCGCTTTGGCGCGCATGTCACGCAGCGTGTCTTCGACAACTGGGCGAGCCACCAGAACTGGGGCCTGCAGCACATCCGCTTCCGCCATCCCTGGGTGTTCTACATCGACGCCGACGAGCGCATGACGCCCGAACTCGTGGCGCAAGCCCGGGCCGCAGTGCGCGCGCCGCGCGACGAGGTCGCGTTCCGGGTGCAACGGCGCGACTTTTTCCTCGGCACCTGGTTGCGCCATGTACAGACATCTCCCTTCTACCTGCGCTTGTTCCGCCCGGAGCGGATGCGCTACGAGCGTCTGGTAAACCCGGTGTCGATTCCCGACGGCCCGGCCGGCGAACTGACGGGCTACCTCGATCACTACCCGTTCAGCAAAGGCGTGACCCACTGGATCACCCGCCACAACAATTACAGCGGGCTGGAAGCGATGCAGATCATCGAGAACCGGCGCGCCGAGGCAGCGTTCAGCCTGGCCGAAGCCCTGTTCGCGACGGATTTCCACCGGCGCCGCGCGCACCAGAAGGAACTGTTCTTCCGCCTGCCGTTGCGCCCCCTCGTCAAGTTCGCGATCCTGTACCTGGGCAAGCGCGGCTTTCTCGATGGACGGGCCGGGCTCACCTACGCCATGCTGCAGTCGATCTACGAATACTTCATCGTGCTCAAGACACGCGAACTGGAAAGGTCCATGGCGCTGCCCGCGCCAGATCCCGAGTCCGTGTGCCCGGAAAGCGCGCCGGCGCCCGTGCACCAATCCCTCCCGATGCCGGGTATGGCTGCAGACGGGGAAGGTGAATTCGGCAACCTGCCAGTCGCATCGGCCCGGCAAACGGTGGCAGTGGCTGGCGGGCGAAATCCCTGA
- a CDS encoding putative colanic acid biosynthesis acetyltransferase, giving the protein MILQGNDPTTGASFSLGNRIQRQLWHWAWLCLFRPSPRPLHAWRAALLRLFGAQLGVHVHIYPGVKIWAPWNLRVGSHVGVADGVTLYNMAPIDIGDFCVVSQGAHLCTGTHDYNSTNFQLVAHPIVLAAHVWICAEAFVSPGVTLAEGAVIAPRAVVSKSLRTPWTVYAGIPARAISTRVRHAKSPA; this is encoded by the coding sequence ATGATCCTTCAAGGAAACGACCCGACTACCGGCGCTTCGTTTTCGCTGGGCAACCGGATTCAGCGCCAGCTCTGGCACTGGGCCTGGTTGTGCCTGTTCAGGCCAAGCCCGCGCCCGCTGCATGCATGGCGCGCGGCGCTGCTGAGGTTGTTCGGGGCGCAACTGGGCGTGCATGTGCATATCTATCCGGGCGTGAAGATCTGGGCGCCGTGGAACCTGCGCGTGGGCAGCCATGTCGGCGTGGCCGATGGCGTCACGCTGTACAACATGGCGCCGATCGACATCGGCGATTTCTGCGTGGTCTCGCAGGGCGCGCACCTGTGCACCGGCACGCACGACTACAACAGCACCAACTTCCAGCTGGTAGCCCATCCCATCGTGCTTGCGGCGCACGTGTGGATCTGCGCCGAAGCCTTTGTCTCGCCCGGCGTGACGCTGGCCGAGGGCGCGGTGATCGCGCCGCGCGCGGTGGTCAGCAAAAGCCTGCGCACGCCATGGACCGTCTACGCGGGCATCCCGGCCCGCGCCATCAGCACGAGAGTCAGACATGCCAAGTCTCCAGCCTAG
- a CDS encoding sigma-54-dependent transcriptional regulator: MATDANHADSPDAIDPAPLTVLIVEDDPDVRLGCEQALRLEGIATRAVASAEAALREVGSHFPGVVVSDIRLPGIDGMALLHELRSRDDALPVVMVTGHGDVSLAVQAMKAGAYHFLEKPFSPERLVEVTQRALEKRRLVLEVAELRRKLAGRDTLQARLIGHSPSIERLRKLIADLADTAANVLIHGETGTGKELVARCLHEASSRRARHFVPINCGGLPEQLFESEIFGHEAGSFTGAARRRIGKIEHAEGGTLFLDEIESMPMQMQIKLLRVLQERVVERLGSNTPVPVNTRVVAATKADLKALSAAGQFRTDLYYRLNVVTLELPPLRERREDVPPLFEHFVAQAALRFEREAQPATPAELAALMAYPWPGNVRELRNLAERHVLGLGCNPGQGTAEPAALPLAQAVEQFERAMIADAMRRHEGNLSRASEALGIAKTTLFDKVRKYRL, from the coding sequence ATGGCAACTGACGCGAACCACGCCGATTCCCCCGACGCGATCGACCCCGCGCCGCTGACCGTGCTGATCGTCGAAGACGACCCCGACGTGCGCCTGGGCTGCGAGCAGGCACTGCGGCTCGAAGGCATTGCCACGCGTGCCGTGGCGAGCGCCGAAGCCGCCCTGCGCGAGGTCGGCAGCCATTTTCCCGGCGTGGTGGTGAGCGACATCCGCCTGCCCGGCATCGACGGCATGGCGCTGCTGCATGAGCTGCGCTCGCGCGACGATGCGCTGCCGGTGGTGATGGTCACGGGCCACGGCGACGTCAGCCTGGCCGTGCAGGCCATGAAGGCCGGCGCCTACCATTTCCTGGAAAAACCGTTCTCGCCCGAGCGCCTGGTCGAAGTCACGCAGCGCGCGCTGGAAAAGCGCCGGCTGGTGCTCGAAGTGGCCGAGCTGCGCAGGAAGCTGGCCGGGCGCGATACCTTGCAGGCGCGGCTGATCGGCCATTCGCCATCCATCGAACGGCTGCGCAAGCTGATCGCCGACCTGGCCGACACCGCCGCCAACGTGCTCATCCACGGCGAGACCGGCACCGGCAAGGAACTGGTCGCCCGCTGCCTGCACGAAGCAAGCTCGCGCCGCGCGCGGCACTTCGTGCCGATCAATTGCGGCGGCCTGCCCGAGCAGCTGTTTGAAAGCGAGATCTTCGGCCATGAGGCCGGCTCGTTTACCGGCGCGGCACGGCGGCGCATCGGCAAGATCGAGCACGCCGAGGGCGGCACGCTGTTCCTCGACGAGATCGAGAGCATGCCGATGCAGATGCAGATCAAGCTGCTGCGGGTGCTGCAGGAGCGCGTGGTGGAGCGGCTTGGCTCCAATACGCCGGTGCCGGTCAACACCCGCGTGGTCGCGGCCACCAAGGCAGACCTGAAGGCGCTCTCGGCGGCCGGCCAGTTCCGCACCGACCTCTACTACCGGCTCAACGTGGTGACGCTGGAGCTGCCGCCGCTGCGCGAGCGGCGCGAAGACGTGCCGCCGCTGTTCGAGCATTTTGTCGCGCAGGCGGCGCTGCGCTTCGAGCGCGAGGCGCAGCCCGCCACGCCGGCGGAGCTCGCTGCGCTGATGGCCTATCCGTGGCCAGGCAATGTGCGCGAGCTGCGCAACCTGGCCGAGCGCCATGTGCTGGGACTGGGGTGCAATCCCGGGCAAGGCACCGCCGAGCCGGCAGCGCTGCCGCTGGCGCAGGCCGTGGAGCAGTTCGAGCGGGCCATGATTGCCGACGCCATGCGCAGGCATGAGGGGAACCTCAGCCGCGCGAGCGAGGCGCTGGGCATTGCCAAGACCACCTTGTTCGACAAGGTCAGGAAATACCGGCTTTGA
- a CDS encoding sensor histidine kinase, with product MAMLALATLIGLAGAIGYRYSYDNALARQGERGQVQLRLYGQALSSELARYDYVPSLLSLDDKIAALLAHPDDPARVEAANQYLAAVNARAGTRVVFVLDARGHVLATSNWQRPDSYLGEDLSFRPYFSDAADGQLGRFYGVGTTRSEPGYYLSAPLGDRHKPSGVAVVKVGLEPLENRWQGADTQMLLTDENGVVILASDPSLKLGALKPLAPELRERLQRNLQYNRAALPQLELTPVRKLSDSDALVRLRSGPPMLAQNAELVGTDWHLTLLTNTSQARVAALITAALAGVLTAFLLLLAAAWNVRRRIASERMAARAALEAANGELERKVAERTADLSAANQHLQAEVAERIRTEATLRQAQDGLLQAGKLAAVGQMSTGIAHELNQPLAALRTLSGNTQKFLERGDNATAQANLGTIIGLVERMGRITGALKSFARKPGNGGTAARLAALDDAVDNALFLLDTRLQAVRPTLVREIEPDLMVTCDPNRLEQVLVNLIGNALDALAGTPEPRLELRSHLAGSKLRLTIRDNGPGLSEEAFARLFEPFFTTKPAGQGLGLGLTLSAGILDEVGGSLEASNHPDGGACFTLVLPLARLDPESRHGN from the coding sequence ATGGCCATGCTGGCACTGGCGACGCTGATCGGACTGGCTGGCGCCATAGGCTACCGGTATAGCTACGACAACGCGCTGGCGCGCCAGGGCGAGCGCGGCCAAGTGCAGCTGCGCCTGTACGGGCAGGCCCTGTCGAGCGAGCTGGCGCGCTATGACTACGTGCCCAGCCTGCTCTCGCTGGACGACAAGATCGCTGCCCTGCTGGCGCACCCGGACGATCCGGCACGCGTCGAGGCCGCCAACCAGTACCTGGCCGCGGTCAATGCCCGCGCCGGCACCCGCGTGGTGTTCGTGCTTGATGCCCGCGGCCATGTGCTCGCCACCAGCAACTGGCAGCGCCCCGACAGCTACCTGGGCGAAGACCTGAGCTTCCGCCCCTATTTCAGCGACGCCGCGGACGGCCAGCTGGGCCGCTTCTATGGCGTGGGCACCACCCGCAGCGAGCCTGGCTACTACCTCTCGGCGCCGCTGGGCGATCGCCACAAGCCAAGCGGCGTAGCGGTCGTCAAGGTGGGGCTGGAACCCCTGGAGAACCGCTGGCAGGGCGCCGATACCCAGATGCTGCTGACGGACGAGAACGGCGTGGTGATCCTCGCCTCCGACCCGTCCCTGAAACTGGGCGCGCTCAAGCCGCTGGCCCCCGAGCTGCGCGAGCGGCTGCAACGCAACCTGCAATACAACCGCGCCGCGCTCCCGCAGCTGGAACTCACGCCGGTGCGCAAGCTATCCGACAGCGACGCCCTGGTCCGCCTGCGCAGCGGCCCGCCCATGCTGGCGCAGAACGCCGAGCTGGTTGGCACCGACTGGCACCTGACGCTGCTCACCAATACCTCGCAGGCCCGCGTGGCTGCGCTCATCACCGCCGCGCTGGCCGGCGTGCTGACCGCCTTCCTGTTACTGCTGGCGGCGGCCTGGAACGTGCGCCGGCGCATCGCCAGCGAGCGCATGGCTGCGCGCGCCGCGCTGGAGGCCGCCAACGGCGAACTGGAGCGCAAGGTGGCGGAGCGCACCGCGGACCTGTCCGCCGCCAACCAGCACCTGCAGGCGGAAGTTGCCGAACGCATCCGTACCGAGGCGACCTTGCGCCAGGCCCAGGATGGCCTGCTGCAGGCCGGCAAGCTGGCCGCGGTAGGCCAGATGTCCACCGGCATCGCCCACGAGCTCAACCAGCCCCTTGCCGCCCTGCGCACGCTCTCGGGCAATACCCAGAAATTCCTCGAGCGCGGCGACAACGCCACCGCGCAGGCCAACCTCGGCACCATCATCGGCCTGGTCGAGCGCATGGGGCGCATCACCGGCGCGCTCAAGTCATTCGCGCGCAAGCCTGGCAATGGCGGCACCGCCGCCCGTCTGGCGGCGCTGGACGATGCGGTGGACAACGCCCTGTTCCTGCTCGATACGCGCCTGCAGGCGGTACGCCCGACGCTGGTCCGGGAGATCGAGCCGGACCTGATGGTGACGTGCGATCCCAACCGGCTGGAACAGGTGCTGGTCAACCTGATCGGCAACGCGCTCGACGCGCTGGCGGGCACCCCTGAGCCCCGGCTGGAGCTGCGCAGCCACCTGGCGGGCAGCAAGCTGCGCCTGACCATCCGCGACAACGGCCCCGGCCTGTCCGAGGAAGCCTTCGCGCGGCTGTTCGAGCCGTTCTTTACCACCAAGCCGGCAGGACAGGGACTGGGCCTGGGCCTGACGCTGTCGGCCGGCATCCTGGACGAGGTCGGCGGCAGCCTGGAGGCCAGCAATCACCCCGACGGCGGCGCGTGCTTCACGCTGGTGCTGCCGCTGGCCAGGCTTGACCCGGAGAGCCGCCATGGCAACTGA
- a CDS encoding dicarboxylate/amino acid:cation symporter produces the protein MKLNRLPTLIFIAMLLGVLAGTAAHHYAPDPAAAKSIADHLSILTDVFLRMIKMIIGPLVFATLVSGIASMGDGKAVGRIGMKAMAWFIAASITSLLLGLVMANLLRPGEGMNLALPAADAASNLKTGALNLRDFIAHMFPKSFVEAMATNEILQIVVFSLFFGFALGTLKDGIGKPVLAGIEGLSHVMLKITNYVMAFAPVGVFGAVAAVITAEGLGVLVVYAKLLGAVYLSLALLWVALIAGGYFFLGRDVFRLLKMVRAPLMIGFATASSESAYPKVIEQLGRFGVKERITGFVLPLGYSFNLDGSIMYTSFAALFVAQVYGIHLSLSQQVTMLLVLLVTSKGIAGVPRASLVVVAAVLPMFGLPEAGILLVLGIDHVLDMGRTVTNVLGNAIATTVVAKSEGAIGAPVPEEADDPAADGNRGLTPVQVLAGK, from the coding sequence ATGAAACTGAACCGACTGCCCACCCTGATTTTCATTGCGATGCTGCTTGGCGTGCTGGCCGGCACGGCCGCACACCACTACGCGCCGGACCCCGCCGCAGCCAAGTCCATCGCCGACCACCTGTCCATCCTGACCGATGTGTTCCTGCGCATGATCAAGATGATCATCGGGCCGCTGGTGTTCGCCACCCTGGTCAGCGGCATCGCCAGCATGGGCGACGGCAAGGCCGTTGGCCGTATCGGCATGAAGGCGATGGCATGGTTCATCGCCGCGTCCATCACCTCGCTGCTGCTGGGGCTGGTGATGGCCAACCTGCTGCGCCCGGGCGAAGGCATGAACCTGGCGCTGCCGGCGGCGGACGCAGCCTCCAACCTGAAGACCGGGGCGCTGAACCTGCGCGATTTCATAGCGCACATGTTCCCCAAGAGCTTCGTCGAAGCCATGGCCACCAATGAAATCCTGCAGATCGTGGTGTTCTCGCTGTTCTTCGGTTTTGCGCTGGGCACGCTCAAGGACGGCATCGGCAAACCCGTGCTGGCCGGCATCGAAGGCCTGTCGCACGTGATGCTGAAGATCACCAACTATGTGATGGCCTTCGCGCCGGTCGGCGTGTTCGGTGCGGTCGCCGCGGTGATCACCGCCGAAGGCCTGGGCGTGCTGGTCGTGTACGCCAAGCTGCTGGGCGCTGTCTACCTGTCGCTGGCGCTGCTGTGGGTGGCGCTGATCGCCGGTGGCTACTTCTTCCTCGGCCGCGATGTGTTCCGCCTGCTCAAGATGGTGCGCGCCCCGCTGATGATCGGCTTCGCCACCGCCAGCAGCGAGTCGGCTTACCCCAAGGTGATCGAGCAGCTCGGCCGCTTTGGCGTCAAGGAACGCATCACGGGCTTCGTGCTGCCGCTGGGCTACTCGTTCAACCTGGACGGCTCGATCATGTACACGTCCTTCGCCGCGCTGTTCGTGGCACAGGTGTACGGCATCCACCTGTCGCTCTCGCAGCAGGTGACCATGCTGCTGGTGCTGCTGGTCACCAGCAAGGGCATCGCCGGCGTGCCGCGTGCCTCGCTGGTGGTGGTGGCCGCGGTGCTGCCGATGTTTGGCCTGCCCGAGGCCGGCATCCTGCTGGTGCTGGGGATCGACCACGTGCTGGACATGGGCCGTACCGTGACCAATGTGCTTGGCAACGCCATTGCCACAACCGTCGTCGCCAAAAGCGAAGGCGCCATCGGCGCGCCGGTGCCCGAAGAAGCGGATGACCCCGCTGCCGACGGCAACCGCGGCCTGACACCCGTTCAGGTCCTGGCCGGCAAGTAA